The DNA segment CTAGCAAACAACTACAGGCACGTGGAGAACGCCACACCACCGGCCGGCACCGACAGGCTGAAGTGGTTCCTGTTCGAGTCCAAGGCAGGGAGTTCCTACGACTTCGCCTCGGCCTTCGTGGTGCTGGCCAGGCTGAACGGCCTTCCTGCGAGGCTCGTCGAAGGGGTCTACATCGACGCAGTTCCGGAGACGCAGGCGGTCACCGAAGAGAACAGACACTTCTGGGCGGAGGTTTACTTTAAGGGCGCGGGCTGGCTCACCTTCGACCCCCTTCACCCCGACCCGAACGTCTACATGCCCTTTGAGCTGGAGGTTTCACCGCCAAAGATGGTGCTCAACCCCAACTCGACGGGGGAAGTTGAGGTCAAGTTCGAGCGCGTCGCGAGCGGAACGAACTCAACGGTCACTGTGGAAGTCCCCACCCTCGGGAAGATAGCGCTCATCAACGAATCGGGGATATACACACTGACCGTAGGGCCATTTGAGGAGCCCGGCTATTATCCCCTCATAGTCAACGCCTCCACAAACGCGGGGACGCCGATGTCCATGCTCCTCTTTACGGCAGTCACGGTTCCAGGTAGGATAACCGTCACTCCAGACCAGGCCGCGGTTGCGCTCCTCAAGACCGACCAGGTTGTCCTTGGCCTCGCGATACAGGGCGCCACCCAGGATGTGCGGCTCGAAACCACCTCCCCCTTGGTCGAAACGTGGTTCTGGTGGGGAACTCCAGGAAGCGAGACCGGGATATACGCTAGACTGGCCTCTCCGCTGAGATATCCCCTCGGATGGCACGTTGTGAACATGACCGTGACAAGCGGCGCAAAGAGGTATCCCCTCCACATCCCGGTCTTTGTCATGGAATCAACCGAGATCAGTATGGATATCCCCCACACCCTGACGGCTGGTGATTCTCTCGTCATAAACGGCACCGTGAGCGGAATCTCCACCGGAAGCGCCCCACCGCTGGGGAGCATCGTGGTGCTCCTGAGTGACGGCCGGAGAGACATACTGATAGGGTACGGCAACCTCTCAAACGGCGGGTTCTCACTCCCCATCAGGATTCCCAAATACCTGAAGCCCATGACTGGCCAGGTGAAGGTGTACTACGTCGCACCTCTCGGGTACCCGTACCTGTCCTCAAGCACCACGCTGGTGGTCCGGATAAAGGGGCTGGCGAAGTTTTCGCTCCCCGGGCTGATTTTAGCCCGGCCTGGAAACGTCACAGTGGTGGGAAGCCTTATCGACGGTGCTGGTGAGCCGATAGCCAACGCCACCATCCCATACTACCTGGACGGAAGGTACATAGGGAACGCAACGAGCAGAACTGACGGCAGGTTCTCCCTGAGGCTGGAGATTCCGGGGATAGAACAGCACACGCTGACCCTTGAGTATCCGGGGAGCGCCAACTATTCCCCGGCAACTATGAAAGCCACACTTGCGACCGTTGAACTTGACGTTCCAGATAAGATAACTGGCGAACTCGGAAAGCCCATCAGAATCAGCGGCAGGGTCATCGGAATTGAAAACGCCACGCTAAAGGCCTACGTATTCCCGGGCAAGACCTACACCATCAACGTCGTCAACGGAAGCTTCGATTTCACCGTTGAGCCCTTCCAGACCGTCGGTGAGAGGTCCTTGGAGTTCAGACACGGCGCCAGCATTCTGAAGCGGATAACCTTTGCGGTTGTCTCCCCCGTGAGGATAGAACTGCTGACGAAGGAGGCGAGGGGCGAAAAAACCGCCCGGCTGAAGTTCCGAGTTGTGGATTCGGTCAACGACCCCGTCAGCGGGATATACCTAAACGTCAGCGTGGACGGCTTTGCGATGCGCGTGATGACCAACGGCTCCGGAATAGCAACCCTCGACGTCCCAGTGCCGGAGGAGGAAACCAACGCAACTGTGACGGTTGCCTTCGACGGCTCCCCCTACTACCTGCCCGCCAGCGGAAGGTTCCACGTCGTAATCGGTAAAAAGCGGAAGATACCATGGCTCTACATCGGCGTGATCGTGATAATCGGCGCCCTGGTGGCCAGATACAGGCTCGTGAAGAGGAAACCAGAGGATAGGAGGCAGGAGAGGATTCTGAAGATAATATTCAACAACGGCATACCCCTGTTCCAGGAGGGCGAGACCATGGAGATAAGCGTGGAGTGCGACGGCGAGCCCGAGCTCTACGTCGACGGGAAACCCTTCGGGAGGGGGCGGGACTTCAAATTAACTCTGCCGCTGGGAGACCACACGATAGAGGCCAGGTGCAACGGTCTTGTTGAGACCGCCAGAGCCAGGATACTGCCCAGCTACAACGACGCCGTCGTGGAGTACTACGAGAGGTGCTTCCTCCCCTGGGCGAAGGGTGTGGGGGTGGACGTGGACGAACTGACGCCCAGGGAAATAGCGGAGACCCTCACAGACATGATGTACCCGTGGGAGCCCATAGACACCCTTACGGAGATATTCGAGAAGGCCAAGTACAGCGGAAGGAGGGTCTCAAGGGAGGAGTTCATACGGTTCTACCGCTCGGTGCTCGAGGTGATAGGAGGTGGCTGCGTTGTTTAAGCTCAACCCGGGAAGAATCGCGATATACATCGGTGCCCTGACGCTCATATATGCCCTCTCCACCCAGATGGAGGAGCTGAAAACCCTCCTAATGCCTGCAGTGGTGCTCGCCCTGTTTTTAACCGCCGGAGACGTTGCCGGGGCGATAAAGGGGGAAAACGAGGCCTTCGCCCTCAGGCTCCTCGGAGTAACCCTCGCGGCGCTCTTCCTGCCAGCCGAATGGAACATCCCCGCGGCCATGATAGTGCTCGGAGCGGGGACTGCCATAATAGCACCGAAACTGGAGGGCCATCCCAGGTTCGTCAGGGGCGCGGGGCTCTTGATTGGCCTCTACGGCGTCTCAAGGCTTCCCCCTCTCGGAGCGATGGGGAGCGTCTTCAGCTACGCGGGCCTTTTCCTGTTCCTCGGATACTCGATAGCAGAGCTCGGCGAGAGGTACCCTTGGACCGAGCCCGTTGAAAGAAACCTGCTTGGACTGGGCGCCCTCGGTGCGATCCTCGGGCTCTACACAGCGGTAAGGGGAAGCCTGAGCGAGAGCCACCCGGAGCTGGTATTCTACGGGGAGTGGCTGGTTCTTCTCCTGGGAGTCATCGTGGCCGGAAGCATGGTCTACTCGTACGTCAGCGAAAAAGACCCGGAGGCGTATCTCCTTTCCCAGTGGAGAAAGCACGAGGCGAGAACCGTGAAAAAGCTCGGCCCGGAACTCGCGGAGGCGAGTAAAGCAGTTGAGGACTTCGTGGTGCGTGGGAAGAAGGCGGCACTGGTGGCGTTCATAGCCTACTACGGGGCAAGGCTCTTCGATGATAGGAAAAAGTTCGAGGCGCTCATAGGGAAGATAGCCGACTACAGGGGCAGGCAGACCTCCCGGCTGACGCCGCTCTGGATAAGGCACGCCTACGAGAAGAGAGAACTTGAGAGGAGGATTAGAATCGTTGAGGAGGTTTTTGAGGAACTGAAAACGCTCATGAGGTGGGAGTCATGATGGATATTAAAGAGGCGTTTGAAACCCTTGAGGAAATCGTTGAGGCGGTTTCTCGGGTGTATATTGGTAATGAGGTTGTTGTTAGGAAGACTTTGGCTGCGGCGTTGGTGAATGGGAATGTCCTCTTCGAGGATTATCCTGGCTTGGGCAAGACGCTCTTAGCCAAAGCCTTCGGAAAAGTCCTCGGCTTGAAGTACACGCGCGTCCAATTCACTCCAGACTTGCTTCCAGCCGACATTCTGGGCACCAAAGTCTGGCGCCAAAACCTCGGAACCTTCGAGTTAATCAAAGGCCCAATCTTCACGCACGTTCTATTAGCGGATGAAATCAACCGGGCTCCCCCAAAGACTCAGTCGGCTCTGCTCGAAGCCATGGAGGAGAAGCAGGTAACCATCGAGGGCGAAACCTTCACCCTGGAGAGGCCGTTCTTCGTCATTGCCACCCAAAACCCCATCGAGTTCGAGGGGACTTACCCCCTCCCAGAGGCTCAGCTCGACCGCTTTCTCTTAAGGCTCCGCGTGGGTTATCCGAAATCGCTTGAGGATGAGGTGGCTATCCTTGAGGCGCGCTTGAGCTGGCGGAAGGATGATCCGACGGTTGACATGAGGGCCTTGATTGATCGAGAGACTTTTGTCGAGATGCAGGATTTGGTCGAGCGGGGGATTTTCATCAGCCGGGACTTGTTGAAGTACATTGCTGAGTTGATTAGGAATGCCCGCGCTGATGAGAGGGTTGAGGCTGGCCCGAGTCCTCGTGGGGGGATTGCCTTGATGAAGGTGGCTAAGGCTAATGCTTTGCTTGAGGGGCGGGATTTTGTCCTGCCGGATGATGTTAAGGCTTACGCGGTGGATGCTTTGGCTCACAGGGTTGTGGTCAAGCCTGAGTACGCTTTTGAAGGCATAAACGGGGAGGAGATTGTTAGGGAAGCCCTAGAAAAAACACCCGTACCGAAAGAGGCGGGGGAGAGATGAGGAAAAGCCTGACCGGATACATCCTCTGGGCACTGCTCCTCGGGACGGCATTCCTCTCTCCAGGGATGATAGGCCTAGCCATAGTGCCGCTCTCCCTTCTCGCCCTGGCGATGCTCGTTGACCCCCCGAGGGAGGTTAGGGTGAAGAGAAGGCTCTCAAGGCGCGAGATAAGGCTCGGCGAGGAGGTCGAAATCAGGGTCGAGGTCACAGTGGAGAAGGGACTCGGACTGGTCGTCGTCAGGGACCCGCTTCCAAAGAACGTTGCCCTCACATTGGGAAACAACGTAGGAGTATTCTTCAAGGGTCTGAAGCCGCTGAAGGCAGAGTACACCTACCGGATACGGCCGATGCTCCGGGGAGTCTATACGCTGCCAAGGAGCGAAGTAACCACCAGAAATCCGCTGGGGACGAGGTACATCTGGGGGCTCTACGGTGAGGAGCTCGGGCTCAGGGCCGTTCCCAAGGTCATCAGGGCGGTTCCGATAGCGGAAACACGGAGGAAGGCCAAGATAAGCGTCCCCGAGACGAGCTTCTCGATAAGGGGGCCCATCTCCACAGACTTCAAGGAGATAAGGGACTACCAGACCGGCGACCCGATGAAGCTCATAAACTGGAAGGCCACCGCGAGAACGGGGCGGGTTCTCGTCAACGAGTTCGAGAGGGAGGGCAAGAAGACGGTCCTGTTCATAGTCGACGCCAGGGAGGCGATGAAGATAGGAATTGAGAGTGAGAGCCCCTACGAGCACGCCATGAACCTCGTCGCCTCGATGGCGCACCGCTTCCTCAGGAAGGACTACCATGTGGGGCTGTACCTACTCGGGGCCAGAAAGTTCCTGCCGCCGGCAACGGGGCCCAGACAGCTGCACACGATGGTCCGGACGATGATGGACTTCGAGAGGGTTCAGGCAGAGGAGGAAAGCTTTGCCGATGCCGTTGAAAGGCTGAAGAGGATACTCGTCCAGTACACGCCGCTCGTCATATACGTCTCCAACGTGCTCGATAGGACGGCCGGAGAGACCAAGAAGGGAGTTCTGACCGTAATGGCCGTCCACAGGGGGAAATCCAGACCCGTGGTGGTGGACATATCGGTCTATCCGACCCTCGACCCCAAGACGGGCACACTCATAGAGATGGAAAAGCGGGCGATAACATCTGAGCTGGAGGGCACCGGAGCTTACGTCGTCCGCTGGGTTCCGGGGCGGGAGGATATAGGAGAGGTTCTGAGCAAGCTGCTGGGGGAGATAAGATGAACTTCAGGGCAGTAAAGCTGGCGGTGGTGCTCCCGGCGATAATCCTTACGTCTCTGGCGTATTCCGACGTATTCCGCCCCGGGGACTACCTCCTGGCGGCGGCCATTGGGATAATCCTTCTGGGAACGTTCCTCTCCAGGGGTTCCGCCAGCGGGACGGTCTTTCTCTCAACGGTGCTCTACGCGGTGCCCTACTCGATAGCTCTCTCTCAGTTCCTCCCGATAGCGTTCCCCGAAGCATACAGGAACCTGAGCGAGGCGATACTGGCGAGCCCCTACTTCTCCAGCCCTCTGGCAATCTTTGCCCTGATGGCCCTGAGCATACTCGCCGACTACGTTGACACCGCGGAGGCATGGGAGAACGTCCTAAGGGGGCTTGGATGGAGGGGAGCCGGTGGAAAAACTCTGCTCTACGGCCTTCCCGTCGTCCTGCTGGCCTTTGCCCTCTCACTGGGACTTCTGTGGCTCGGGAAAAGCCTGGGCCTCTC comes from the Thermococcus thioreducens genome and includes:
- a CDS encoding AAA family ATPase, which produces MMDIKEAFETLEEIVEAVSRVYIGNEVVVRKTLAAALVNGNVLFEDYPGLGKTLLAKAFGKVLGLKYTRVQFTPDLLPADILGTKVWRQNLGTFELIKGPIFTHVLLADEINRAPPKTQSALLEAMEEKQVTIEGETFTLERPFFVIATQNPIEFEGTYPLPEAQLDRFLLRLRVGYPKSLEDEVAILEARLSWRKDDPTVDMRALIDRETFVEMQDLVERGIFISRDLLKYIAELIRNARADERVEAGPSPRGGIALMKVAKANALLEGRDFVLPDDVKAYAVDALAHRVVVKPEYAFEGINGEEIVREALEKTPVPKEAGER
- a CDS encoding DUF58 domain-containing protein; protein product: MRKSLTGYILWALLLGTAFLSPGMIGLAIVPLSLLALAMLVDPPREVRVKRRLSRREIRLGEEVEIRVEVTVEKGLGLVVVRDPLPKNVALTLGNNVGVFFKGLKPLKAEYTYRIRPMLRGVYTLPRSEVTTRNPLGTRYIWGLYGEELGLRAVPKVIRAVPIAETRRKAKISVPETSFSIRGPISTDFKEIRDYQTGDPMKLINWKATARTGRVLVNEFEREGKKTVLFIVDAREAMKIGIESESPYEHAMNLVASMAHRFLRKDYHVGLYLLGARKFLPPATGPRQLHTMVRTMMDFERVQAEEESFADAVERLKRILVQYTPLVIYVSNVLDRTAGETKKGVLTVMAVHRGKSRPVVVDISVYPTLDPKTGTLIEMEKRAITSELEGTGAYVVRWVPGREDIGEVLSKLLGEIR
- a CDS encoding transglutaminase domain-containing protein: MARRKYVSFLTLTLLSFLLTSVVLGPALIEAPPETKSIEDILSPKLPPGNETNETGPPAEVPVSPRFVLLVTGAAHTHYLRLNVYTDYVDGGWLTRNATKIPSNVLAPPEIKVPHHSERDRITVVSFLPIRGNLFTSLYTTRVDGAGAEAIPEYNLFMTPLNVTTYSFSAVSYTFEWPYLVNLTAGNQTEYLEAPNNTELKNLAESITLGARSDYGKAIQIIRYLANNYRHVENATPPAGTDRLKWFLFESKAGSSYDFASAFVVLARLNGLPARLVEGVYIDAVPETQAVTEENRHFWAEVYFKGAGWLTFDPLHPDPNVYMPFELEVSPPKMVLNPNSTGEVEVKFERVASGTNSTVTVEVPTLGKIALINESGIYTLTVGPFEEPGYYPLIVNASTNAGTPMSMLLFTAVTVPGRITVTPDQAAVALLKTDQVVLGLAIQGATQDVRLETTSPLVETWFWWGTPGSETGIYARLASPLRYPLGWHVVNMTVTSGAKRYPLHIPVFVMESTEISMDIPHTLTAGDSLVINGTVSGISTGSAPPLGSIVVLLSDGRRDILIGYGNLSNGGFSLPIRIPKYLKPMTGQVKVYYVAPLGYPYLSSSTTLVVRIKGLAKFSLPGLILARPGNVTVVGSLIDGAGEPIANATIPYYLDGRYIGNATSRTDGRFSLRLEIPGIEQHTLTLEYPGSANYSPATMKATLATVELDVPDKITGELGKPIRISGRVIGIENATLKAYVFPGKTYTINVVNGSFDFTVEPFQTVGERSLEFRHGASILKRITFAVVSPVRIELLTKEARGEKTARLKFRVVDSVNDPVSGIYLNVSVDGFAMRVMTNGSGIATLDVPVPEEETNATVTVAFDGSPYYLPASGRFHVVIGKKRKIPWLYIGVIVIIGALVARYRLVKRKPEDRRQERILKIIFNNGIPLFQEGETMEISVECDGEPELYVDGKPFGRGRDFKLTLPLGDHTIEARCNGLVETARARILPSYNDAVVEYYERCFLPWAKGVGVDVDELTPREIAETLTDMMYPWEPIDTLTEIFEKAKYSGRRVSREEFIRFYRSVLEVIGGGCVV